The following are from one region of the Sandaracinus amylolyticus genome:
- a CDS encoding ABC transporter ATP-binding protein: protein MIRVEHVSHWFGSMQVLRDLSMHVPAGEIFGFIGPNGAGKTTTIRMMATLLEPDDGRVLVDGIDVVEAPAEVRKVLGFMPDAFGVYDRITVVEYLEFFAAAHGIGLGARERTVSAVMELTDLGPLRDRLVQTMSKGMRQRLGIARMLLHDPKVLILDEPANGLDPRARIEMRELIEELRSLGKTILLSSHILTELSDMCTSVAILEKGRLLAGGSVDAIGRTLKPERAVKIRVLAPPADVEAILARGPEVLSVERDPDGAYKVQYRGSDETLADLVDHCVSQKLRLLRVEPDQNDLERIFLEVTKGELQ from the coding sequence GTGATCCGCGTCGAGCACGTGAGCCACTGGTTCGGATCGATGCAGGTCCTGCGCGACCTCTCGATGCACGTGCCCGCGGGCGAGATCTTCGGGTTCATCGGGCCCAACGGCGCCGGCAAGACCACGACGATCCGCATGATGGCGACGCTGCTCGAGCCCGACGACGGGCGCGTGCTCGTCGACGGCATCGACGTGGTCGAGGCGCCCGCCGAGGTGCGCAAGGTGCTCGGCTTCATGCCCGACGCGTTCGGCGTCTACGACCGCATCACGGTCGTCGAGTACCTCGAGTTCTTCGCGGCCGCGCACGGCATCGGGCTCGGCGCGCGCGAGCGCACCGTGAGCGCGGTGATGGAGCTGACCGATCTCGGCCCGCTGCGCGATCGACTGGTGCAGACGATGAGCAAGGGCATGCGCCAGCGCCTCGGCATCGCGCGCATGCTGCTGCACGACCCGAAGGTGCTGATCCTCGACGAGCCCGCGAACGGGCTCGATCCGCGCGCACGCATCGAGATGCGCGAGCTGATCGAGGAGCTGCGATCGCTCGGCAAGACGATCCTGCTCTCGAGCCACATCCTCACGGAGCTCTCCGACATGTGCACGTCGGTGGCGATCCTCGAGAAGGGCCGGCTGCTCGCCGGCGGATCGGTCGACGCGATCGGTCGCACGCTCAAGCCCGAGCGCGCGGTGAAGATCCGCGTCCTCGCACCGCCCGCCGACGTCGAGGCGATCCTCGCGCGCGGCCCCGAGGTGCTCTCGGTCGAGCGCGATCCCGACGGCGCCTACAAGGTGCAGTACCGAGGCAGCGACGAGACGCTCGCGGACCTCGTCGATCACTGTGTCTCCCAGAAGTTGCGCCTCCTCCGGGTCGAGCCCGATCAGAACGATCTCGAGCGCATCTTCCTCGAGGTCACGAAGGGAGAGCTGCAGTGA
- a CDS encoding AAA family ATPase, translating to MTDTKVEEFATVVARLKDAVARVVVGQAEVVDEVLVCLFAGGHALLEGAPGLGKTLLVRTLSEAMDLRFSRIQFTPDLMPGDIVGTNVVVEDERGRKRFELSRGPIFGQLVLADEINRATPKTQSALLEAMAERSVTIAGTRHALEDPFVVLATENPIEMEGTYPLPEAQLDRFLFKIYVPAPDEDTLVGILDRTTGTIEGAVPRVIDGPGILAMRKLVREVHVAEPITRWVARLLRATDPSLPVAAPSAKKLLRYGGGVRGGQSLLLAAKVRALMEGRGHVGFSDLRRVILPALRHRIIPGFEAEAEGLGADAILGKILEEVPEMPASVQRIEG from the coding sequence ATGACGGACACGAAGGTCGAAGAGTTCGCGACGGTGGTGGCGCGCCTGAAGGACGCGGTCGCGCGCGTCGTCGTCGGTCAGGCCGAGGTCGTCGACGAAGTGCTCGTCTGCCTCTTCGCGGGCGGTCACGCGCTGCTCGAAGGCGCGCCCGGGCTCGGCAAGACGCTGCTCGTCCGCACGCTCTCCGAGGCGATGGACCTGCGCTTCTCGCGCATCCAGTTCACGCCCGATCTCATGCCCGGCGACATCGTCGGCACCAACGTCGTCGTCGAGGACGAGCGCGGTCGGAAGCGCTTCGAGCTCTCGCGCGGACCGATCTTCGGGCAGCTCGTGCTCGCCGACGAGATCAACCGCGCGACCCCGAAGACGCAGAGCGCGCTCCTCGAAGCGATGGCCGAGCGCAGCGTGACCATCGCGGGCACGCGACACGCGCTCGAAGATCCCTTCGTCGTGCTCGCCACCGAGAACCCGATCGAGATGGAGGGCACCTATCCGCTGCCCGAGGCCCAGCTCGATCGCTTCCTCTTCAAGATCTACGTGCCCGCGCCCGACGAGGACACGCTCGTCGGCATCCTCGATCGCACCACCGGCACGATCGAGGGGGCGGTGCCGCGCGTGATCGACGGGCCGGGGATCCTCGCGATGCGGAAGCTCGTGCGCGAGGTGCACGTCGCGGAGCCGATCACGCGCTGGGTCGCGCGTCTGCTCCGCGCGACCGATCCCTCGCTGCCCGTCGCCGCGCCGAGCGCGAAGAAGCTCCTTCGCTACGGCGGCGGCGTGCGCGGCGGACAATCGCTCCTGCTCGCCGCGAAGGTGCGCGCGCTGATGGAGGGCCGCGGGCACGTCGGGTTCAGCGATCTCCGCCGCGTGATCCTCCCCGCGCTGCGCCATCGGATCATCCCGGGCTTCGAGGCCGAAGCGGAAGGTCTCGGCGCGGACGCGATCCTCGGGAAGATCCTCGAAGAGGTGCCCGAGATGCCGGCGTCGGTGCAGCGGATCGAGGGCTGA
- a CDS encoding vWA domain-containing protein produces the protein MELLSPASLAWLGLLGPLVLLYVLKRRREARVVGSTLLWEQALRDLRAERPWKKLIPHLSLLLQALVLIAGAIALARPAGAGQVPSGARLAVIVDTSASMAAREADGRSRLDHAQSAARALARSLPPGGSMMLVEAGAEAAVLAPATSDGAALERAIDRLRTRGNGAGLEGAVALAAERLRDASAGSRIVVLTDAAIDGEIVLPSDVEVEVQRVAEPRENTAIVAIDVRPRPSEESPDRAEIFARLVRFGASDAEVWVSASVEGRGVVASRRVRVSPDRAEGVVMLADLPPDASGRAAVVRVELASDEEGTHGTGDALALDDVAVAPSPGARRLPVFLIGDAPESIRRVLLADRDVELFATSPEALAQRRADDPDAPDLDGLLVFAGATPDAPPSGAGPAADVLAIAPTGDAALGVTLGPEATGPAIVTWDEGDPRLRFVSFRDVHVAAARPITGASARPIVTSEAGPIVSVLERPDGEATIVGFDPDRSDWPRRPGFVVFVRNLLERVRARRAAGGIAQGAIGEPLRVPAADGETVVVRAPDGSSSSATARGGVAIVDVPAVPGTYQAEIGRRRVHALRNLLSTEESDVRPRARFVSREGGAEVSASERREPREAWPWLAAALLVVLAIEVVWATRRGAA, from the coding sequence ATGGAGCTTCTCTCGCCGGCGTCGCTCGCGTGGCTCGGCCTACTCGGCCCGCTGGTGCTGCTCTACGTGCTCAAGCGCCGTCGCGAGGCGCGCGTCGTGGGCTCGACGCTGCTCTGGGAGCAGGCGCTGCGCGATCTGCGTGCGGAGCGCCCGTGGAAGAAGCTCATCCCGCACCTCTCGCTGCTGCTCCAGGCGCTCGTGCTGATCGCGGGCGCGATCGCGCTCGCACGTCCCGCGGGCGCGGGGCAGGTGCCCTCGGGCGCGCGGCTCGCCGTGATCGTCGACACCTCGGCGTCGATGGCAGCGCGCGAAGCGGACGGTCGCTCGCGCCTCGATCACGCGCAGAGCGCGGCGCGCGCCCTCGCGCGATCACTGCCGCCCGGCGGATCGATGATGCTCGTCGAGGCCGGCGCCGAGGCCGCGGTGCTCGCGCCCGCCACCAGCGACGGCGCCGCGCTCGAGCGCGCGATCGATCGCCTGCGCACCCGCGGCAACGGCGCGGGCCTCGAGGGTGCCGTCGCGCTCGCCGCGGAGCGTCTGCGCGATGCGAGCGCGGGCTCGCGCATCGTGGTGCTCACCGACGCCGCGATCGACGGCGAGATCGTCCTGCCCTCCGACGTCGAGGTCGAGGTGCAGCGGGTCGCCGAGCCTCGCGAGAACACCGCGATCGTCGCGATCGACGTGCGGCCGCGGCCGAGCGAGGAGTCGCCCGATCGCGCCGAGATCTTCGCGCGCCTCGTGCGCTTCGGAGCGAGCGATGCCGAGGTCTGGGTGAGCGCGAGCGTCGAAGGGCGCGGCGTGGTCGCGTCGCGCCGGGTGCGCGTCTCGCCCGATCGCGCCGAGGGCGTGGTGATGCTCGCCGATCTGCCGCCCGACGCGTCGGGACGCGCGGCGGTGGTGCGCGTCGAGCTCGCGTCGGACGAAGAAGGCACCCACGGCACCGGCGACGCGCTCGCTCTCGACGACGTCGCAGTCGCGCCGAGCCCCGGCGCGCGACGTCTCCCGGTCTTCCTGATCGGCGATGCCCCCGAGTCGATCCGCCGCGTGCTGCTCGCCGATCGCGACGTCGAGCTCTTCGCGACGAGCCCCGAAGCGCTCGCGCAGCGCCGCGCCGACGATCCCGACGCGCCCGATCTCGACGGTCTCCTCGTGTTCGCGGGCGCGACGCCCGACGCCCCGCCGAGCGGCGCTGGGCCAGCGGCGGACGTGCTCGCGATCGCGCCCACCGGCGACGCCGCGCTCGGCGTGACCCTCGGCCCCGAGGCGACCGGGCCCGCGATCGTGACGTGGGACGAGGGCGATCCCCGCCTCCGCTTCGTGTCGTTCCGCGACGTGCACGTCGCCGCGGCGCGACCGATCACCGGCGCGTCGGCGCGCCCGATCGTCACCAGCGAGGCGGGCCCGATCGTGTCGGTGCTCGAGCGCCCCGACGGCGAGGCCACGATCGTCGGCTTCGATCCCGATCGCAGCGACTGGCCGCGACGCCCCGGCTTCGTGGTGTTCGTGCGCAACCTGCTCGAGCGCGTGCGCGCGCGGCGGGCCGCAGGGGGCATCGCGCAGGGCGCGATCGGCGAGCCGCTGCGCGTGCCCGCAGCGGACGGCGAGACCGTGGTGGTGCGCGCGCCCGACGGCAGCTCGTCGTCGGCCACCGCGCGCGGCGGCGTGGCGATCGTCGACGTGCCCGCGGTGCCCGGCACCTACCAGGCGGAGATCGGCCGCCGCCGCGTGCACGCGCTGCGCAACCTGCTCTCGACCGAGGAGAGCGACGTGCGCCCCCGCGCGCGCTTCGTGTCGCGCGAGGGCGGCGCCGAGGTGAGCGCGAGCGAGCGTCGCGAGCCGCGCGAGGCGTGGCCGTGGCTCGCGGCGGCGCTCCTCGTGGTGCTCGCGATCGAGGTGGTCTGGGCGACACGCCGGGGGGCCGCGTGA
- a CDS encoding DUF58 domain-containing protein yields MSSSLLEPEFLRRLARLRLAVRRRFAGATSGARRSKNRGSSAEFAEHRPYFPGDDVRRIDWNAYARLEELVLRLFVAEEDLSLYLLVDTSASMGLGTPRKIDVAKRLAAGLGYVGLSGSERVAVMPFAARLSRPLPASRGRKRVGPLLRFLDELEPSGDTDLARGVDEFLARSPRPGLVVVLSDFLDPRGFTRPLDRLIADKHEPVLFHVLDREELDPTPGGDLELIDSETGRKVEVSLDARAVRAYRQRLAAFLVELESYAKKRGLFYGRVGERAFEDVLVEYLARAV; encoded by the coding sequence GTGAGCAGCTCGCTGCTCGAGCCCGAGTTCCTGCGCCGGCTCGCGCGCCTCCGCCTCGCGGTGCGGCGCCGCTTCGCGGGCGCGACCTCGGGCGCGCGCCGCTCGAAGAACCGCGGATCGTCGGCCGAATTCGCCGAGCACCGCCCCTACTTCCCGGGCGACGACGTGCGTCGCATCGACTGGAACGCGTACGCGCGGCTCGAGGAGCTCGTGCTGCGCCTCTTCGTCGCCGAAGAGGATCTCTCGCTCTACCTGCTCGTCGACACCAGCGCGTCGATGGGCCTCGGCACGCCGCGCAAGATCGACGTCGCGAAGCGCCTCGCCGCGGGCCTCGGCTACGTCGGGCTCTCGGGCAGCGAGCGGGTGGCGGTGATGCCGTTCGCCGCGCGTCTGTCGCGTCCCCTGCCCGCGTCGCGCGGTCGCAAGCGAGTGGGCCCGCTGCTGCGCTTCCTCGACGAGCTCGAGCCCTCGGGCGACACCGATCTCGCGCGCGGCGTCGACGAATTCCTCGCGCGCTCCCCGCGCCCCGGGCTCGTCGTCGTGCTCAGCGACTTCCTCGATCCGCGCGGCTTCACGCGGCCGCTCGATCGCCTGATCGCCGACAAGCACGAGCCCGTGCTCTTCCACGTGCTCGATCGCGAGGAGCTCGATCCCACGCCGGGCGGCGACCTCGAGCTGATCGACAGCGAGACCGGTCGCAAGGTCGAGGTCTCGCTCGATGCGCGCGCAGTGCGCGCCTATCGCCAGCGGCTCGCGGCGTTCCTCGTCGAGCTCGAGTCCTACGCGAAGAAGCGCGGGCTCTTCTACGGCCGCGTCGGCGAGCGCGCGTTCGAGGACGTGCTCGTCGAGTACCTCGCCCGAGCGGTGTGA
- a CDS encoding ABC transporter permease, giving the protein MSAAAENERTSGAFGQAPVQNAPPRSPRDRIKGWLAKPFEDPNPILLKELRATFRTAMFIRFLYLTAGIVALLVLTWGAVNAGERAPAEVGQEVFHVFFSLLSVVLSMVAPAYAATTIVGEKRSGTFESLILSGMSPSRIVWGKFLASYAAVVLCVIAASPVVGLAFLFGGISPLSVIAGFTYVLLALAPAVAFGIAISARVESLWLAIVLAFFVYVGAHSFFVWPLTVALGEVAHGAWSTPFDGPFWFAEALPERFATWDGFAFLVLGPLYALGMPLWFFLASAVAGVQPAAEDRSTPLKIWCLPAIVGAGVLSACVVAGPTTMRDCAEAGIALSLFSGMLVIFIALLFANEPPLPPRAIATPSLLRRILAPIGPGAGPTLRFTFLAVIASAAVVPVVVSGVRWLRDPLWGGEHPVADAALLALAIGNAAVGMFAAAVAAWLRLVLRNGLAARVLTLALLSAAVLLPFLMTLVIDDDALSRLNREIPAPLMLSPLLPTILAFDIGVERDMPLWEATRALVPALGYGLLAVAAWIAVEARGAAARKTMEERKQRLVARSEAERAARASQQPPAPPSAPADATDPDAFAPMADATAADAPVDRDPGDTA; this is encoded by the coding sequence GTGAGCGCCGCTGCAGAGAACGAGCGCACGAGCGGCGCGTTCGGTCAGGCGCCGGTGCAGAACGCGCCGCCGCGCTCGCCGCGTGATCGCATCAAGGGGTGGCTCGCGAAGCCCTTCGAGGATCCCAACCCGATCCTGCTGAAGGAGCTGCGCGCGACGTTCCGCACCGCGATGTTCATCCGCTTCCTCTACCTCACCGCGGGCATCGTCGCGCTGCTCGTGCTGACGTGGGGCGCGGTGAACGCGGGCGAGCGCGCGCCCGCCGAGGTCGGACAAGAGGTCTTCCACGTCTTCTTCTCGCTGCTGAGCGTCGTGCTCTCGATGGTCGCGCCCGCGTACGCCGCGACCACGATCGTCGGCGAGAAGCGATCGGGCACGTTCGAGTCGCTGATCCTCAGCGGGATGAGCCCCTCGCGCATCGTGTGGGGCAAGTTCCTCGCGTCGTACGCAGCGGTCGTGCTCTGCGTGATCGCCGCGTCGCCGGTCGTCGGCCTCGCGTTCCTCTTCGGCGGCATCTCGCCGCTCTCCGTGATCGCAGGCTTCACCTACGTGCTGCTCGCGCTCGCGCCGGCGGTCGCGTTCGGCATCGCGATCAGCGCGCGCGTCGAGTCGCTCTGGCTCGCGATCGTGCTCGCGTTCTTCGTCTACGTGGGCGCGCACTCGTTCTTCGTGTGGCCGCTGACGGTGGCGCTCGGCGAGGTCGCGCACGGCGCGTGGAGCACGCCCTTCGACGGGCCCTTCTGGTTCGCCGAGGCGCTGCCCGAGCGCTTCGCCACGTGGGACGGCTTCGCGTTCCTGGTGCTGGGCCCGCTCTACGCGCTCGGCATGCCGCTCTGGTTCTTCCTCGCGTCGGCGGTCGCGGGCGTGCAGCCGGCGGCGGAGGATCGATCGACGCCGCTCAAGATCTGGTGCCTGCCTGCGATCGTCGGCGCGGGCGTGCTCTCCGCGTGCGTGGTCGCGGGGCCGACCACGATGCGCGACTGCGCCGAGGCCGGCATCGCGCTCTCGCTGTTCTCGGGGATGCTCGTGATCTTCATCGCGCTGCTCTTCGCGAACGAGCCGCCGCTCCCGCCGCGCGCGATCGCGACCCCCTCGCTGCTGCGACGCATCCTCGCGCCGATCGGCCCGGGAGCCGGACCGACCCTGCGCTTCACCTTCCTCGCGGTGATCGCGAGCGCCGCAGTGGTGCCGGTCGTGGTCTCCGGCGTGCGCTGGCTGCGCGATCCGCTGTGGGGGGGCGAGCACCCGGTCGCCGACGCGGCGCTGCTCGCGCTGGCGATCGGCAACGCGGCCGTGGGCATGTTCGCGGCGGCGGTCGCGGCGTGGCTGCGCCTCGTGCTGCGCAACGGCCTCGCCGCGCGCGTGCTCACGCTCGCGCTGCTCTCCGCGGCGGTGCTGCTGCCCTTCCTGATGACGCTCGTGATCGACGACGACGCGCTCTCGCGGCTCAACCGCGAGATCCCGGCGCCGCTCATGCTGTCGCCGCTCCTGCCGACGATCCTCGCGTTCGACATCGGCGTCGAGCGCGACATGCCGCTCTGGGAGGCGACGCGCGCGCTCGTGCCGGCACTGGGCTACGGGCTGCTCGCGGTCGCGGCGTGGATCGCGGTCGAGGCGCGCGGCGCCGCAGCACGGAAGACGATGGAGGAGCGCAAGCAGCGCCTCGTCGCGCGCAGCGAAGCGGAGCGCGCAGCGCGCGCGAGCCAGCAGCCGCCCGCACCTCCGAGCGCGCCCGCCGACGCCACCGACCCCGACGCGTTCGCGCCGATGGCCGACGCGACGGCCGCGGACGCGCCCGTCGATCGCGATCCCGGAGACACCGCGTGA